One part of the Ziziphus jujuba cultivar Dongzao chromosome 2, ASM3175591v1 genome encodes these proteins:
- the LOC107419287 gene encoding uncharacterized protein LOC107419287 isoform X2, producing MARVSSNWWKWNHTKTVLLLWLISATVFYTLFKMALRNADHSSSSDSSVSYAEQRSKLYDNMARDLDEHGALFLKGGETSQSLSISDIFTIKDGSVAPVLKAANPPVRANVLYLGTEYSQPISEAVRQIFNPYFDKAIWFQNSSLYHFSMFHASHHIVPVPATENEKEVEANAVSMVAKELCPLRIVLDRVVLTSTGVLLGCWQVISGPDPVTIRSKLRTALPHAPEKQLYDAAILHTSFARLLGRPKASTMELRKSDEIQFFHELVARLNNQLHGFKHLFFAGPYAIPSERS from the exons ATGGCTAGAGTCTCCTCCAACTGGTGGAAGTGGAACCATACCAAGACCGTACTTCTCCTCTGGCTCATCTCCGCCACCGTCTTCTACACTCTCTTCAAAATGGCCCTTCGCAATGCCGATCATTCCTCTTCTTCAg aTTCTTCGGTTTCGTATGCGGAGCAAAGGTCGAAATTGTACGATAATATGGCTAGGGATTTGGATGAGCACGGAGCATTGTTTCTTAAAGGCGGTGAGACTTCTCAGTCTTTGTCGATTTCCGATATTTTCACCATAAAGGATGGATCTGTAGCTCCTGTGCTTAAG GCTGCAAATCCTCCTGTTCGTGCTAATGTTTTGTATCTAGGGACAGAGTACTCTCAGCCAATCTC GGAGGCTGTGAGACAAATATTTAATCCGTACTTTGATAAAG CTATCTGGTTTCAGAACTCAAGTTTGTACCATTTCAGCATGTTTCATGCCTCGCATCATATTGTCCCTGTTCCTGCCACTGAGAATGAG AAAGAAGTTGAAGCAAATGCAGTTAGTATGGTTGCTAAGGAACTCTGCCCTTTAAGAATTGTCTTGGATAGAGTGGTATTAACTTCAACAGGTGTGCTGCTTGGATGTTGGCAG GTAATCTCTGGGCCAGATCCAGTAACCATTCGTTCGAAACTACGAACTGCTCTTCCACATGCACCAGAGAAGCAACTT TATGATGCTGCAATTCTTCACACATCATTTGCAAGACTTCTTGGTCGGCCAAAAGCATCAACCATG GAGCTGCGTAAGTCAGATGAAATCCAGTTCTTCCATGAACTAGTTGCTCGCCTAAATAATCAGCTCCATGGATTTAAG catCTGTTTTTCGCGGGTCCGTATGCAATTCCATCCGAACGGTCCTAA
- the LOC107419289 gene encoding uncharacterized protein LOC107419289, which yields MGSMLGHILPGLGFFLIGLWHLFNHIKLHALHPNTYIAPPWFPFSKFKYLELYVIMGGCFASISMELFIGPDRHHPFDTDGTIPTNHLRNFEHSSISMALFSYAAFAIVLDRSRAKARHDLAQFLGAIAFAQQFFLFCLHSTDHNGPEGQYHLLLQFVILVSLTTALMGIAFPKSFLIIFVRSLSIFFQGVWFVVMGIMLWTPGLVPKGCSLNDEDGHKIVRCSNEEAAHRAKSLVNIMFSWFLVGIAIFGVCLYLVLDKIYGKKVEYFTLKGEGLDHHGHGDDLDDIESQKEKYNLGASKNFVYMEKSALLPTDMGR from the coding sequence ATGGGTTCTATGCTAGGGCATATATTACCAGGATTAGGCTTTTTTCTCATAGGTTTATGGCACCTCTTTAACCACATCAAGCTCCATGCTCTTCATCCAAACACCTATATTGCACCACCATGGTTTCCTTTTTCCAAGTTTAAGTATTTGGAGCTCTACGTGATAATGGGAGGTTGCTTTGCTTCCATATCCATGGAGCTCTTCATTGGTCCAGACCGACACCATCCTTTTGACACGGATGGAACTATCCCCACCAACCATCTACGAAACTTCGAGCACTCTTCCATCTCCATGGCACTCTTCTCCTACGCTGCATTCGCCATTGTTCTTGATCGTTCACGTGCCAAAGCTCGACATGATTTGGCTCAATTCCTTGGTGCTATAGCCTTTGCTCagcagttttttcttttttgccttcACTCTACTGATCATAATGGTCCTGAAGGGCAATACCATTTGCTCCTACAGTttgttattcttgtttctttaacAACAGCTCTTATGGGAATTGCTTTTCCAAAGAGTTTCTTGATCATCTTTGTGAGGTCGCTTAGCATTTTCTTCCAAGGTGTTTGGTTTGTGGTCATGGGAATCATGCTTTGGACACCGGGCTTGGTGCCTAAAGGATGTTCTTTGAATGATGAGGATGGTCACAAAATTGTTAGGTGCTCCAACGAAGAGGCTGCTCACCGAGCCAAGTCCCTTGTGAATATTATGTTCAGTTGGTTCTTGGTTGGCATTGCCATTTTTGGTGTTTGCCTCTACTTGGTTTTGGATAAAATTTATGGCAAAAAAGTTGAGTATTTTACATTGAAAGGGGAAGGTCTTGATCATCATGGACATGGAGACGATTTGGATGATATTGAAtcccaaaaggaaaaatataatctCGGAGCTTCGAAGAACTttgtttatatggaaaaatcAGCTTTGTTGCCTACAGACATGGGAAGGTAG
- the LOC107419287 gene encoding uncharacterized protein LOC107419287 isoform X1, which yields MARVSSNWWKWNHTKTVLLLWLISATVFYTLFKMALRNADHSSSSDSSVSYAEQRSKLYDNMARDLDEHGALFLKGGETSQSLSISDIFTIKDGSVAPVLKAANPPVRANVLYLGTEYSQPISEAVRQIFNPYFDKAIWFQNSSLYHFSMFHASHHIVPVPATENEKEVEANAVSMVAKELCPLRIVLDRVVLTSTGVLLGCWQVISGPDPVTIRSKLRTALPHAPEKQLYDAAILHTSFARLLGRPKASTMELRKSDEIQFFHELVARLNNQLHGFKAVVSELWYVEEYDVLALALNGRMKAHRFQHGCKKT from the exons ATGGCTAGAGTCTCCTCCAACTGGTGGAAGTGGAACCATACCAAGACCGTACTTCTCCTCTGGCTCATCTCCGCCACCGTCTTCTACACTCTCTTCAAAATGGCCCTTCGCAATGCCGATCATTCCTCTTCTTCAg aTTCTTCGGTTTCGTATGCGGAGCAAAGGTCGAAATTGTACGATAATATGGCTAGGGATTTGGATGAGCACGGAGCATTGTTTCTTAAAGGCGGTGAGACTTCTCAGTCTTTGTCGATTTCCGATATTTTCACCATAAAGGATGGATCTGTAGCTCCTGTGCTTAAG GCTGCAAATCCTCCTGTTCGTGCTAATGTTTTGTATCTAGGGACAGAGTACTCTCAGCCAATCTC GGAGGCTGTGAGACAAATATTTAATCCGTACTTTGATAAAG CTATCTGGTTTCAGAACTCAAGTTTGTACCATTTCAGCATGTTTCATGCCTCGCATCATATTGTCCCTGTTCCTGCCACTGAGAATGAG AAAGAAGTTGAAGCAAATGCAGTTAGTATGGTTGCTAAGGAACTCTGCCCTTTAAGAATTGTCTTGGATAGAGTGGTATTAACTTCAACAGGTGTGCTGCTTGGATGTTGGCAG GTAATCTCTGGGCCAGATCCAGTAACCATTCGTTCGAAACTACGAACTGCTCTTCCACATGCACCAGAGAAGCAACTT TATGATGCTGCAATTCTTCACACATCATTTGCAAGACTTCTTGGTCGGCCAAAAGCATCAACCATG GAGCTGCGTAAGTCAGATGAAATCCAGTTCTTCCATGAACTAGTTGCTCGCCTAAATAATCAGCTCCATGGATTTAAG GCAGTGGTTTCCGAGCTATGGTATGTGGAGGAATACGATGTCTTGGCACTTGCATTGAATGGAAGAATGAAGGCTCACAGGTTCCAACATGGCTGCAAGAAGACCTGA
- the LOC107419287 gene encoding uncharacterized protein LOC107419287 isoform X3: MARVSSNWWKWNHTKTVLLLWLISATVFYTLFKMALRNADHSSSSDSSVSYAEQRSKLYDNMARDLDEHGALFLKGGETSQSLSISDIFTIKDGSVAPVLKAANPPVRANVLYLGTEYSQPISEAVRQIFNPYFDKAIWFQNSSLYHFSMFHASHHIVPVPATENEKEVEANAVSMVAKELCPLRIVLDRVVLTSTGVLLGCWQVISGPDPVTIRSKLRTALPHAPEKQLYDAAILHTSFARLLGRPKASTMAAIEKVGFRSA, translated from the exons ATGGCTAGAGTCTCCTCCAACTGGTGGAAGTGGAACCATACCAAGACCGTACTTCTCCTCTGGCTCATCTCCGCCACCGTCTTCTACACTCTCTTCAAAATGGCCCTTCGCAATGCCGATCATTCCTCTTCTTCAg aTTCTTCGGTTTCGTATGCGGAGCAAAGGTCGAAATTGTACGATAATATGGCTAGGGATTTGGATGAGCACGGAGCATTGTTTCTTAAAGGCGGTGAGACTTCTCAGTCTTTGTCGATTTCCGATATTTTCACCATAAAGGATGGATCTGTAGCTCCTGTGCTTAAG GCTGCAAATCCTCCTGTTCGTGCTAATGTTTTGTATCTAGGGACAGAGTACTCTCAGCCAATCTC GGAGGCTGTGAGACAAATATTTAATCCGTACTTTGATAAAG CTATCTGGTTTCAGAACTCAAGTTTGTACCATTTCAGCATGTTTCATGCCTCGCATCATATTGTCCCTGTTCCTGCCACTGAGAATGAG AAAGAAGTTGAAGCAAATGCAGTTAGTATGGTTGCTAAGGAACTCTGCCCTTTAAGAATTGTCTTGGATAGAGTGGTATTAACTTCAACAGGTGTGCTGCTTGGATGTTGGCAG GTAATCTCTGGGCCAGATCCAGTAACCATTCGTTCGAAACTACGAACTGCTCTTCCACATGCACCAGAGAAGCAACTT TATGATGCTGCAATTCTTCACACATCATTTGCAAGACTTCTTGGTCGGCCAAAAGCATCAACCATG GCTGCAATTGAGAAAGTTGGTTTTAGGTCTGCTTGA
- the LOC107419283 gene encoding transcription factor bHLH47: MGSEDAVPLVETVNMAVEESADRASRGKKNQRKVSRRIHKAEREKQKREHLNELFLGLYNALELSQQNNGKASVLCEATRFLKDLLVQIECLRKEHASLLSESQYVATEKNELRDENSTLKNQIEKLQSELEARIVQSKPDLNVPPPVEYKAPEFASHFVGDSLAMPAAEPALPQPSAVFVVPLRPDLQAYPLPGATQPPSNPISQVSKPHARYPTSADSWPSQLLDEQLKTGKEFPHSESNSGNSSDRE; this comes from the exons ATGGGTTCTGAGGATGCTGTTCCATTGGTTGAAACGGTCAATATGGCGGTTGAGGAATCTGCAGACCG GGCTTCTCGTGGAAAAAAGAATCAGAGGAAAGTTTCTAGAAGAATCCACAAGGCTGAGAGGGAGAAACAGAAGCGTGAGCATTTAAACGAGCTGTTTCTTGGGCTGTATAATGCTCTTG AATTGAGTCAGCAGAACAATGGCAAGGCCTCTGTACTATGCGAAGCTACTCGGTTTTTAAAAGATTTGCTTGTTCAGATTGAGTGCCTTCGAAAGGAGCATGCATCCCTTTTGTCTGAATCTCAATAT GTGGCTACTGAGAAGAATGAACTAAGAGATGAGAACTCTACTCTCAAAAATCAGATTGAGAAACTGCAAAGCGAATTGGAAGCAAGGATAGTCCAGTCTAAACCGGATCTCAATGTTCCACCTCCTGTGGAATATAAGGCACCAGAGTTTGCATCCCATTTTGTTGGAGATTCTCTTGCAATGCCTGCTGCAGAACCTGCATTACCACAACCATCTGCTGTCTTTGTAGTTCCCCTCCGGCCAGATCTCCAAGCTTATCCATTGCCTGGTGCCACTCAACCACCCTCCAACCCTATCTCACAGGTGAGCAAACCGCATGCCAGATATCCGACGTCAGCGGACTCCTGGCCATCTCAACTTCTTGATGAGCAGCTGAAAACAGGCAAGGAATTTCCGCACAGCGAGAGCAATAGCGGTAATTCTAGTGATAGGGAATGA
- the LOC107419264 gene encoding HVA22-like protein a produces the protein MGSGAGSFLKVILKNFDVLAGPVVSLVYPLYASIRAIETKSHIDDQQWLTYWVLYSMITLVELTFAKVIEWIPIWSYAKLILTCWLVIPYFSGAAYVYEHFVRPFFVNPQHTINIWYVPRKKDVFKTPDDILTAAEKYIEEHGTEAFENIIHRADKSHRSSGFPIFDEDHRY, from the exons ATGGGATCTGGGGCTGGAAGTTTCCTCAAGGTCATTCTGAAGAACTTCGACGTTCTTGCTGg GCCTGTGGTTAGTCTTGTTTATCCTCT TTATGCCTCAATCAGGGCCATTGAGACCAAGTCTCATATTGATGATCAGCAATGGCTTACTTATTGGGTTCTTTATTCAATGATTACCCTCGTTGAGCTCACATTTGCCAAAGTCATTGAgtg GATTCCAATATGGTCATATGCTAAGCTAATTCTCACCTGCTGGCTGGTTATCCCATACTTCAGCGGTGCTGCATATGTTTATGAACATTTTGTCAGACCTTTCTTTGTAAACCCACAGCACACAATTAACATTTGGTATGTTCCGAGGAAGAAGGATGTCTTCAAAACACCAGATGATATTTTAACTGCTGCAGAGAAGTACATTGAGGAGCATGGGACAGAAGCATTTGAGAATATAATTCACAGG GCTGATAAGTCCCATAGGAGTAGTGGATTCCCAATCTTCGACGAGGATCACAGATACTGA